In Setaria italica strain Yugu1 chromosome IX, Setaria_italica_v2.0, whole genome shotgun sequence, the genomic stretch gattctttagcataaactcttgaaatcaggatggagaatcgcTTCACAGAATCAAGAAAAGCTACTTTTTTTTCCGCTCCCAGACTCTtattcatttcagagaatcacttcacaaaatcagcgaagaatcacttctctctgaaaaactgtttggcagagctcctgctgtaatcagcagagaatcagctttggaagctctgccaaacgcaccctaagcgACACGGGTGTCATTCTGAAAATACAATTGACTACTGAATTTTGttattaatatttataaacctaccaacaaatatttttatgaaaCTACTCTTCTAGGCAAATATTCTCATAATAAAATTTTCATGTACTCGAACTCACCGCATAAAAAATGCGACTTATATGAATGCATGGTTGATTACAGTAATCCTGGACGTAACTTATTTGTGACTGCTAGGAGTATTAGATGCCTGGATCAAAGATTAAATGGGTCAAATGGACTTGAGGAGGGAAGTAcgactccctccgttccaaattgtagatcgttttagatttttttaaatttatagatattattatgcatgtatatgtctaggtgtataataatacgtatgaactaaaaaaatcaaaacgatctacaatttaggacggagaGAGTAGCTAACTAATCAGCGTATGAAAAAATTGTAGACTTGAAAGACGAAATTAGggcgaaaaaaaaaacctaaacCATTCCTGCGTGTTCAAACATATGTTTCCTCTTTGGTTGCTCGTACAAACAACGTTGGTCTCGCTAGCGTTCACACGGCAAGCTGACAAGCAATCAACTTACCAGTTCTGCTTCTGCCGCTCGTCCCCCTCTGGAGTTCGGATCGCATCGCACCAGCAGCAGGGCGCATCCTAGCCGTCCATCCGGTCCCCGGGCCCCGCCAGGCGCTCGAGCGGTTTCCCCGCGAAAACGCGGGCGCCCCCGCCCCGGGGAGCAGATCGACCAGCCAAACCTTCCTCGCCCGTCCTGCAACCCGAGGTCACGTCCGCGGTTCCGAGGAAAAATCCACTACTGCTGGTATCACCGCTCCGCGTCGTTCCGGACCCCGCCGGGCTAAGCCCCCCACCATGCCGATCGCCCGCGGTTTTTCACCACACCACTGGAATCGCCTGCGCCGAGCTAGCTACAGCCTACAGGCTGCTCTCTTTATACTAGTCCCCCGCATGCTCCTGCTTACCCGTCGTCTAGCTCCGATCCATTTTCTGCCGCGCCGTTGTTCTTGCTCGGCGCGACGTATCCGCGAACGGGCCGGGGGGGAGAAGACTTCCTCTTGATTGATCTGCCGCGGGCTGCTGTTCGGCCGTACATGTGTTGATGATGGTTGCTGAAGGccggagccgcggcggcggcggcggcgcggatgggGTGATGAAGGGGCGGAGGGATGCTAGCAGGCGGCGACTGAGCGGAGGCGTGAGCGTGCGGCGGCGCGTCAGGGCGGTGGACGCGActgcgccagcgccgccgacgacgacgccgctcCAGCGGCTGCTCGCGGCGTGCCGGCGCGCGTTCGGGGGTCCCGGGACCGTGCCGGCGCCAGACGACGTCGCCCTCATCAGAGGCATCATCGGTACGTGCATGAACCGAACGTGGCTGCGTCGTCTGTTTACGATACTCTGTTCTCAGTAGCAACATCTTCGAGTTACTATCCTTAGTATACTATGAGTATTGCTCCGACTTGTCATTGTACCGTAATTAAGAAGTAGAATTTCTGAACCTTTTGGCTTTGAGCCAAAGTGCAAGTAAATATCAGCCGATCGAGAATTTGTTCTTGTTGGAAGGCAAGAACATTATTTGTTTGCCTGTTCCTCCTCATCATGATTCATGAGCATGAGCACACAGGTTTGCTGCACCGGTACATGGATCAGATCTGCCGCACCCTGATTCAGAGCAGCATGCAGCAGCTTCTCAAGCCCCTTTTCTGTGCCGTCACTCATGGCCTTTTCTGTTCTGGTTATCTGCATGCCACCGTGCATGGGCATGGCAGCATCTGGTTTCAACTTTTGACTACTCTGATGAATTGGGTTGGGCACGGCAtcacagatagcatgtatttcaaCTAGCTATCAACtacgtgtgtgtatatatatatacatatacatatatttcttttttaaattGTATTCAAATGTGTGGCAGACCACAGATCAACGGCCtcattcttcaaaaaaaaatgaggcCAAAACCATACATCGCTCGGTTAATTTGGGAAAATCGGGCTAAAACCACAACGAGCTACCTAGCACCACGTCCTAGCACAAGGATGGACTTTGTGGCATAACCACGGATAACAACACCACCTTGTCCTAGTACAAGGACAGAATTTGTGGCATAACCACGGATGACAACGTACACCCTAGCAAAATGTGGCTAAACCACATATAACAACACATCAAGACTCAACATTAGGCACCTCCATGGCATCACCTTGAGCTTGGTAGCTGCAATTACATTTGAGACCTCAATAAGCGACGCCTACAGGTAGACGCGATGTTGAAGACGCCGCTGTCGCCAGTCCGGTTGAACCGGAGCATGATTTTCATCCGAAGGTCTCTCATAGTTGCAGTAGGAGTACGACGACACCTCCAAGAAGGCGAGAGGCATTGAGGACGTCGTCGTTGGCAGCACCGACAAGAAGTCGTGCACTGCTTTCGCTGAAATCTCCTACCAATGCTGCTCAGTGAACCTGGCGAGCAGGAGCCGCATGACGGCATACGACACTGCTGCAGCGAGGCTAAGACGTTCTCAGCAGTGAGGCCCGTCACCCCTGAGCGCACAGGTCTGGCCACTTGTGGAAGGCCAGCTCTTGCGTTGTGCAGCCGCCTCCACCAAGGAGCCACCAGATCCGGCTGTGGGCAAGCTGTCGGTGTCCACTGCCGGTGCAGGGTGCAACAACTGCCGGGTGTAGCGCCCCACCGGTGACCGGTCTATGGTTGCTCCATCCGTGCCATCAACGGCCAGATTCGGAGCCTCCTAGGCCGGAACCGGCCATGGAGGGGGTACCTTTGTTGTTGCTCGGTCGATTTGTGTTGATTTGTGTCTTGGAGGAGACCACCGAGGACGacggccagcagcagcaccgtCCCGCTACCGGCTCCAGCCCTGAGCACAAAGCCTCAGGCCAATGTGGACGGATGCTGCCGTACAACCTCCATCCAGCAGCAGCACTGCCTGCCACCGACTCTTGCTCTGAGCACACCACGCCACACGTCGGCGCGGAGCCTTGGACCAATGTGGATGGCCGCCACGATACAGCCTCCATCCGGCAGCAACTGCCGGCCATCGACGCCGGACAGATCACCCCCGGCACCACGCCGGCCACTGAGGACGACGTCCGGCACAACACTGCTAGCCGTTGGCTCTGGCCCCGAGCGAACGAGCAACCACTTGCTGCCGCCGTTGCGCACACCTGCCCTGCAATGGCGACAACGACAGCTAGGGACTCCCTTCCCCTCCCACAACATCAACCACCATGGCAGAagcttggggggggggggtggggggcgtTGAGCACCTAagattcaaacaaaaagaaaggagaacaggaggagaggagggggagctGCGAGCTGCGAGCAAAGGCCGACTTCGGCCTcgccggccggaggaggaggaggctttTGTGGGGTGGTTTTCAGGACGGCAGAGGGGCCCTCCTGTCAGCCTACAAGGTGACGCGGAGGGGACGACGCGGAGAGCAGAAGTGGTCAACAAACAACTCTATAGAGATTGAGCCGTgtgtctctctctctatatTTCAATTTTCAACTAGATTCATTTCGTTCGTGCCTTCCAgttcaaaataaaaaagattaaTTTCGTGTCACACATGTTCTTATTTATCATCGATCTGAAGACGCTGGTATTGCCACCAGGTGGTAAATCTTCGATCCACAGTTTTGATGCGTGGTAGTCTCCTCTCGATGGCTTGACGGGCTTTACTTTTTCAGACATCTTTTTTCTTGTACGCGCTGTTGTGCATTTCGGGCTCAGTCAAGAATCGGCCTTGACCAGTTAGTCGTGTGTTCGTTTGCAGATAAGATGGGACCAGAAGACGTGCACCTGAGCGCCGTCaccaaggccgccgccgcttgtGGCGTCCAAAGACGACGGCGCCGCCCGATCATCACGCGAACCACCATCTACGAATGCACAAACTTCTCGGTACGTACAGAATGATCATCGAGGACTGACATGTGTTGATCTTCTCATCAAATTAAAGGGGCCTGGTAACAGCTCGTGACAAGGATATATTGTATTTCCCATTGATTTCTTGGCCCGATCGATATGACGCCTCCGCATGCAGGTCGTGGTCTTCCTCCTGCCCCCGGGCGCGGTCATCCCGCTGCACGACCACCGGGGGATGACGGTGTTCAGCAAGCTCCTCCTCGGCTCGCTCCACGTCACCTCCTACGACTgggccaccggcgccggcgccggcgccggggccgacGACGACCctcccgtcgtcgccggcgctcCGGCCGCCCCCGGTGCTCCCCCGGCGCTGACGACGAGGCTGGCGAGGCTGGTGCTGGACGCCGACCTCCGCGCGCCGTGCGGCACGCTGGTGCTGTTCCCGGAGTCCGGCGGCAACATGCACCGGTTCGCCGCGTCCACGGCGTGCGCGGTCCTCGACGTCCTCGGCCCGCCCTACTCCGGCGACCGGGACTGCACCTACTACCAGGACCTCCCGTACTGCCCCCAGTCCCATCGTCTGCTCGCCGGCGCAGATGATGAggaggccgccggcgtcgacgaCACCGCACGCGCCGCGGATGAGCAACGTCGTCGTCTGGGGTGGCTGGTGGAGACGGGCAAGCCCAGGGAGCTGGAGATGTACGAGGTGCCGTACAAGGGCCCTCCGATCctgtagaagaagaagaaccctGCAGAAGACAGCAGAGATCGATCAGATGATATGCAGCTAGCGCAGAACGCAGATGGATGCATGTGCATGCCGTGTGCTTTCGTTCCCAAACAGTTTCAGAACGCAGCGCAGACCTCTTCCAGTCTGCTGATCTGTAACCGTGTTGGCTACTCCTGTAGGTTTTCTTGTCCGGCCCCGTGAGCAGTGGCCAGTGGGCGAGCCCTCCACCCGGTTTCCGGAATTGGCAACCCAGCGTGCCGCCGGCTGCTCCCACATCTGGTTTCTTTCGCCATCGCAGCTACTTGATCTGGTATACTTAGGCGATCGCACACCTAACTACTCTTGGCCTACACTTGTTCCTTTTGGGCTGCTAACCTTAGTTTATCTCAAAGTTGCcgtcccttttttctttttttgctcaATTGGTTTGGCTAGATGTGCATGCCGCACACAGACCCACACAACACAAGCGACGTGCCCCCTCGTGTACCCAAGGGTGTGCCTTCATCGGGCACCTCAAAGTTGCCGTCCCAGTCCCACCTTCGTTCCCTTTCTTTGCCGTCCGGTCCGTCTTTGGGAACTTTGCAGTGAAAACAACGCCTACGCTGGATGGATCTCGGAGTCGTCCTGCTACGTCATCTCTACTCGATCTCTATGATTTGGACGAGGCAATTGTACGTGCGTATATGGCAAAAGCAAGGGCATGCATTATTGGTGCCGTTCTGAAATCTGAACAAAGCGCAGGCAAGAGGATCGGACCTGGAAGCCAATCCAATTGGCCAAGTTCAGTTCTTGACCAGACTGCTTCAATAAACTCCAAAAACATGCTTGCCAGTTGCCACTGCCAGGCGCGGTGACGGCGATAGGAGACCAGACGAAgtcgatatgatttgttatgtGTACAGAATATTTAAGGAATTATTTAAGGTTTGAGATTTTGTAGAACATAATCATACCAAGAGAGAACAATGTGAAGACGTAAATTTCTACTAGTATATAATAACAACACATAGGGAGCGGCCGTCGGCTCAAGTGCTCAGCTCGTTAGAGGCCATCACTTGGCATGGTAGTTCATTAGCACGGTGATATTCGAGTTCTTGACCACACTTTACCTTGTGTTGCAGGAGCTACCATGGGCATTGAACCATCCAGTAGAACTGGGGGTTTGATCCAGCAATTGACCCTCCAGATGCCGGAGGGAATCCGGAGGTAGCTGCTGAAGCGATGTGGTGGGACGCCAAAATGGAATTAGAATGCATGCATGAGCTTGTTGACAGAAAAACAAATTAGCAGTGATAAATGACGACAGCGACGGTGGTGGCAATGCTACAAAGTAGACTTTTTTAATTGTGCTTATCATGGTTAGTCGTATAACCTTTTCTTTGTAGCATCATAGCATGCATCAGGTTGTGAGATGTAATCAAGCATCTATGTCATGACCTAATTAAAAGCTCAATTAGTGGTCATGTTGGTTATAGTGGAACATTGTCGTTAGGGTTTTGGAGTCCTAGCTAGACACCATGTGTCTCACAAAGATTCTTCTAGGGTGAGTATGCAAGCGTGAAGCGTGTGTCAGTGTATGTCTTTATCTGTACCGTGTTTCACAAAAAAGTGAAACTTGATTGTTAGGGGTTGGTAAAGAAATCAAAAGATAggtgaagaatgctggtgcagTGTCCCATGCGTGTGtgtactgaaaaaaaaatactgatgCTGATCTCAACTAGTAGCCAGTGAAAGCCACGGGTCAAGTGTAACAACCAATTTTACATGAGAGTTGGTTAACAGCTTGAGATATGGATTGAAATAACAGTAGCCGAATAGCTGGTCCTATATATACCACACTTTGCTGTTTGTTTCTCCTGCGTTATCCTAATctacttgcaaaaaaaaaaaaacaagctcgTACATGCGTTCTTGCGCAAGTGTGGATTCCACGAGTTCGCGCGCCAATGTGTAGATTTTGGGGCCGATCATATCCATCAGAGCGAGAGGAGTGGCCAGCCTTGGCAAATGCCAGGTAGCAGGCAAGAGCGCGAGGCCGTGAGAGATGATGACAGGTGCGGGTCGCAGGGGCGACGATGATGTCCAGCTGACGGGTTAGGGTTAGCACAGGCGATGGCGCCTCCGCGGATGGCTCTCCAGCGGCTGGAGGCACAGCTTTAGTATGACGGCTCCCGCTAGTCCACCGTGCTGACGGCCGACGTCGTCTCTTTTGTATGCGGCATAACTGGGGTATGCCACTACGATAGAAACCATTTATTTGCGCTGGCACATGAACTACTTTTATTGCGGGCGGGTCTAATTGCGGTGACGAACAAGCATCCGCCGCCATTTGCGCTGGCAGTAGAATGCTGGCGGGAGCCGTCAGGACTGATGTTTTCTACCGCAGTGCGCGTTCTGGCTACCTATTATCATTAGCTAACAAGAAAAATGATTACTTGGAGCAATTTCAGTAGTAACTCTATTGAGGCTCCTACTAAAAAATTAGAGGTTGAGAATAAAAAACTCACTCTAAGTAGGACCCCTACTTGGATGCCTACTCTAAGGAGGCCCATACTCGGCGGTTGTTGCCGTTTCTTTCTAAGAATTTTTCACCCTCTCAGCCTACATCCCTTCATCCAGGTTATACGATGCAATGCGAAATCCGCCACCAAACGCACACATAGCTGCGAACAATATTAGCAATTAAATTACCTATGCCAACATCTTCATAAATATATCGCAATTTGGAAGATATATACTCATAACGATAGAGAATAATACAATGAAAGACAAATTCCTGCAACCCATTAACAATTTTGTTCTAAAAAATGACTTATTAACACCTCAAGCCATGGAAAGTGTTTTTGGAAAAGGTTCAAGGTATATGTGAAAAATAGTATGTTAACTAgatacaatttttcatgtccCTAAGCCTATTTctctaaggtcccgtttggatcgttggaattgaattccattctaataatcataatttagacaccaattaattaagctaatataattgtatgtggaatatatttgtatattattgttggcgatatgggagagatacttatgtgctgcacttctactatagggaagcgagttcaagagcgtgctataagaattgaattccattctaataatcataatctatagaatcaatttccatctcccaccctatgaatttaagataggcttatatctaaactttggaaagttgtggaatgccacattccaagataaattagcctactccattaagtagattccaattcctttatttgaagggatccaaacgggacctaagcaaaaattaaaaaaaaggacaATGCTAGTCTGGGCGGAGTTGGGCTCGGCCCACGACTAGGGCCAGTCAATAGAGATGATGGGCCAGCTGTATGGGGCCTCTTGTAGCTACAGTAACACAGTGTGAAAAAATCAGCCCAATGCCTAgggccatggcccatggcccTACTGACCCTAGGCGTTCCTCCGCCACTTATGCTAATGACATCAAACCAAAATATACACACAAGTATTTTTCGCTAGCGACAACGTATACTTGTGATGACGTGTGTACACCCAAGCACAAACCATCCATCATCTAATCAATATATCCATAAGCATTTTTTTTGCTAGCGACAATATCTACGTGTGATGACGTGCGTACACCCTAGCATAAACCATCCGTCACCTTACTTGTTTCTAGTGAACGCTAACTAGGACTCCACCTCTATATATACCTGC encodes the following:
- the LOC101773252 gene encoding plant cysteine oxidase 2, encoding MMVAEGRSRGGGGGADGVMKGRRDASRRRLSGGVSVRRRVRAVDATAPAPPTTTPLQRLLAACRRAFGGPGTVPAPDDVALIRGIIDKMGPEDVHLSAVTKAAAACGVQRRRRRPIITRTTIYECTNFSVVVFLLPPGAVIPLHDHRGMTVFSKLLLGSLHVTSYDWATGAGAGAGADDDPPVVAGAPAAPGAPPALTTRLARLVLDADLRAPCGTLVLFPESGGNMHRFAASTACAVLDVLGPPYSGDRDCTYYQDLPYCPQSHRLLAGADDEEAAGVDDTARAADEQRRRLGWLVETGKPRELEMYEVPYKGPPIL